A portion of the Lolium rigidum isolate FL_2022 chromosome 1, APGP_CSIRO_Lrig_0.1, whole genome shotgun sequence genome contains these proteins:
- the LOC124694972 gene encoding putative disease resistance RPP13-like protein 1 translates to MAAVALAALRLASSPVLMKLLANASTFLGVDMARELHELETIMMPQFELVIEAADKGNHRLKLDKWLQELKEAFYLAEDLMEEHEYNLLKRKAKGKDSLPADASSISNTLMNPLRAASSRLSNLSSENRNLISQLKQLKATLAKAKDFRELLCLPAGSKIAGSPTVPSASAVPEATSLLPLKVIGRDKDCDCIVDRLTKTTGTVASTDMFSGLAIVGVGGMGKSTLAQLVYNDKRVKEYFDMTMWVSISRKLDVRRHTREIIESASQGECPRIDNLDTLQRKLTNILQESGKFLLVLDDVWFEPGMETEWEQLLAPLVSQQTGSKVLLTSRRHTFPAALCCEDVFPLENMEDTQFLALFKHYAFSGTENRDPLLRERLEDFAEKIAKRLGQSPLAAKVVGSRLKGKTHITAWKDALTIKIDKLSVPMKALLWSYEKLDPCLQRCFLYCSLFPKGHNYVIDELVHLWMGEGLFDSSNPNNRVDDIGRDCFNEMISVSFFQPVYDKYIRYYVMHDLLHDLAESLSKEDYFRLEDDKLTEIPYTVRHLSVRVDSIKQQRQSISKLHHLRTFICIDPLMDDVSDLFNQIIQSMKKLRVLCLSSYSSSKLPESVGELKHLRYLNIIRTLITELPRSLCTLYHLQFLRLNGQVESLPKKLCNLRKLRHLERHDDRVYRPYRQALPQIPNIGKLTSLQQLEEFSVQKKKGYELQQLRDMNKICGSLTVKNLENVAGKDQALESKLHQKIHLDNLKLVWSCKNKTNSEDNLHLEILEGLMPPPQLGGLTVDGYKSSKYPVWLLDGSYFENLYSLSFVNCCALQSLPSNTELFGNCTSLSLCNVPNLKTLSCLPQGLESLEVEKCPLLIFISNDELGHYDQRENIMRTDHLASQLRLIWEVDSGSDIRSVLSSEHSFLKKLVILMHADVSHVENLGSALERDKGEPLVKEDIIKAWIYCHEQRMGLVHGKSTIGLPLVPPSDLSKLYLSSCSITDEALAICLDGLVSLRVLSLHEIMTLTTLPSEEVLQRLTKLDILVLRSCWCLRSLGGLRGATSLSRVKLYSCPSLELSCGSECLPSSLKSLSVSYCMLTADFLCTDWPHMEQIVIIKCRSTACLSFGSLTSVKRFSLYHLPDLCTLEGLSLLQLEGLHLIDVPKLTPECMSQFRAQVALYVSSTIILNNMLPAEGFTVPAFLSVEGCREPFISFDESTNFTSVKRLRFCNCQMTSLPANLNCFFNLKNLDIYDCPNMTSLPDLPSSLQHICVRGCELLNESCRAPDGESWPKIAHIRWKEFS, encoded by the coding sequence ATGGCGGCAGTGGCCTTAGCTGCCTTAAGATTGGCTTCATCTCCGGTCTTGATGAAGCTCCTTGCTAATGCTTCAACATTCCTTGGAGTGGATATGGCGCGTGAGCTCCATGAACTGGAGACCATTATGATGCCGCAGTTCGAGCTGGTGATTGAAGCAGCAGACAAGGGGAACCACAGGCTCAAGTTGGATAAATGGCTTCAGGAACTCAAAGAAGCCTTTTACCTGGCCGAGGACTTGATGGAGGAGCATGAGTACAACCTCCTCAAGCGCAAAGCAAAAGGGAAGGATTCCCTGCCGGCCGATGCCTCCTCCATCAGCAACACTCTAATGAACCCTCTGCGTGCTGCATCGAGCAGGCTCTCCAATCTGAGCTCAGAAAACAGAAATCTAATTAGCCAGCTGAAACAACTGAAGGCTACCCTGGCGAAAGCCAAGGACTTCCGTGAACTGCTCTGCTTACCAGCTGGTTCTAAAATTGCAGGGAGCCCCACCGTACCATCAGCTTCTGCTGTTCCCGAGGCTACATCACTGCTACCTCTGAAAGTGATTGGCCGTGACAAGGATTGCGATTGTATAGTAGATCGTCTTACCAAGACAACTGGTACTGTAGCTAGTACAGATATGTTCTCGGGTTTGGCCATTGTTGGAGTTGGAGGTATGGGAAAGTCCACATTGGCACAGCTTGTTTACAATGACAAGAGGGTAAAAGAATATTTTGATATGACAATGTGGGTAAGCATCTCACGCAAACTTGACGTCCGTCGTCATACGCGTGAGATCATCGAGTCCGCCTCACAGGGTGAATGCCCACGCATTGATAACCTTGATACTCTGCAGCGCAAGTTGACAAACATACTGCAGGAATCAGGGAAATTCCTGCTTGTGTTGGATGATGTCTGGTTTGAACCTGGCATGGAGACGGAATGGGAGCAACTGTTAGCTCCTCTTGTTTCCCAACAGACGGGAAGCAAAGTTTTGTTAACTTCTCGACGGCATACATTTCCAGCTGCTCTTTGCTGTGAAGATGTGTTTCCACTAGAAAACATGGAAGATACTCAGTTCTTGGCACTCTTCAAACACTATGCGTTCTCCGGAACAGAAAACAGAGATCCGCTATTGCGGGAAAGGCTCGAAGATTTTGCAGAGAAGATTGCCAAAAGGCTTGGGCAATCCCCTTTGGCGGCAAAAGTTGTGGGTTCCCGGTTGAAAGGGAAAACGCATATCACTGCATGGAAGGATGCTCTAACTATAAAGATTGACAAATTAAGTGTTCCCATGAAAGCTCTGTTATGGAGTTATGAGAAGTTAGATCCATGCCTTCAGAGGTGCTTCCTATATTGCAGCTTATTTCCGAAAGGCCATAATTATGTTATTGATGAGTTGGTTCATCTTTGGATGGGAGAGGGCCTTTTTGACTCATCTAACCCAAACAATAGAGTGGACGATATTGGGAGGGATTGCTTCAATGAGATGATCTCTGTTTCCTTCTTTCAACCAGTCTATGATAAATACATTCGCTACTATGTTATGCATGATCTCCTTCATGATCTGGCGGAATCACTCTCTAAAGAAGACTACTTCAGATTGGAAGATGATAAGTTGACAGAAATACCCTACACTGTTCGACATCTATCTGTTCGTGTTGATAGTATAAAGCAACAAAGGCAAAGTATCAGCAAGCTACATCATTTACGCACTTTTATCTGCATAGACCCcctaatggatgatgtaagtgaCCTTTTCAATCAGATAATACAGAGCATGAAGAAGTTGCGTGTACTATGTTTGTCATCTTACAGCAGTAGTAAGTTGCCAGAATCTGTTGGTGAGTTGAAGCATCTTCGGTACTTGAACATCATTAGAACACTGATTACTGAATTACCAAGATCTCTATGTACTCTTTACCACTTGCAGTTTCTTCGGTTAAATGGCCAAGTTGAGAGCTTGCCTAAGAAACTCTGCAATTTGAGGAAGTTACGGCATCTTGAACGGCATGATGATCGAGTATACAGGCCATACAGGCAAGCACTGCCTCAAATTCCTAACATTGGCAAGCTAACTTCGCTTCAACAACTCGAGGAATTTTCTGTGCAAAAGAAAAAGGGATATGAGTTGCAACAACTGAGGGACATGAACAAGATTTGTGGCAGTTTAACTGTCAAAAATCTTGAGAATGTCGCTGGGAAGGATCAGGCCTTGGAGTCGAAGCTGCACCAGAAAATTCATCTTGACAACTTGAAACTTGTCTGGAGTTGCAAGAATAAAACGAATTCAGAAGATAATTTACATTTGGAGATTTTAGAAGGCCTAATGCCACCGCCTCAACTTGGAGGCCTTACAGTTGATGGTTATAAATCATCCAAATATCCGGTCTGGTTACTTGATGGTTCATATTTTGAGAATTTGTATTCTTTAAGCTTTGTTAATTGCTGTGCATTACAAAGCCTGCCATCCAATACTGAGCTATTTGGGAATTGCACTTCACTTTCCCTCTGCAATGTGCCAAACCTGAAGACATTATCTTGTCTTCCCCAAGGACTTGAATCTTTAGAAGTAGAAAAATGcccactgcttatatttatttccAACGATGAGCTGGGACATTATGATCAGAGAGAGAATATCATGAGGACAGACCACTTGGCATCACAACTTCGTTTAATCTGGGAGGTGGATTCAGGATCAGACATTAGGAGTGTTCTCTCGTCGGAACATTCATTTCTAAAGAAGTTGGTGATATTGATGCATGCTGACGTGTCACATGTTGAAAACCTTGGAAGTGCTCTAGAAAGAGATAAAGGTGAACCATTGGTTAAAGAGGATATCATCAAGGCATGGATATACTGTCACGAGCAGAGGATGGGACTCGTGCATGGAAAGAGCACTATTGGGCTGCCACTGGTTCCACCATCAGATCTTAGTAAACTATATCTTTCATCATGTAGTATTACAGATGAAGCTTTAGCTATTTGCCTTGATGGCCTGGTTTCACTGAGAGTATTGTCCTTACATGAGATTATGACTTTAACTACACTTCCTTCGGAAGAGGTACTCCAACGTTTGACAAAACTTGACATCTTGGTCCTCAGATCTTGCTGGTGTCTCAGGTCATTGGGGGGCTTAAGAGGTGCTACCTCTCTTTCAAGAGTTAAATTGTATTCCTGCCCTTCTTTAGAATTATCATGTGGATCAGAATGTTTGCCATCATCCCTTAAGAGCCTCAGCGTATCCTATTGCATGCTCACAGCTGACTTCCTCTGTACTGACTGGCCACACATGGAACAAATCGTCATAATCAAGTGCAGAAGCACCGCATGCTTGTCATTTGGCAGTCTTACCTCTGTTAAGAGATTCTCACTCTATCACTTACCGGATTTATGTACGCTGGAAGGATTGTCTTTGCTGCAACTTGAAGGGTTACATTTGATTGATGTTCCAAAACTCACCCCCGAGTGTATGTCACAGTTTCGTGCCCAGGTAGCACTCTATGTTAGCAGTACCATAATACTCAACAACATGCTCCCGGCTGAAGGTTtcacagttccagcatttctctcTGTGGAAGGTTGCCGCGAACCATTCATTTCATTCGACGAATCCACAAATTTCACATCTGTCAAAAGGCTGAGATTCTGTAATTGTCAAATGACTTCCCTGCCAGCAAATCTGAACTGCTTCTTTAATCTGAAGAATCTCGACATCTACGACTGCCCTAACATGACATCTTTACCAGATCTGCCATCCTCCCTCCAACACATATGTGTACGGGGTTGTGAACTCTTGAATGAAAGCTGCCGGGCACCTGATGGAGAAAGTTGGCCAAAGATCGCGCATATCCGCTGGAAGGAATTTAGTTGA
- the LOC124694990 gene encoding uncharacterized protein LOC124694990: MATRLSSRLLILPPAATTTPLRPRQPAKALAASYRRRSPRLAVAAQAAPSGGAVAPPAAAGDAGLPPAEAQRLVEFLKADLPHLFDDVGIDRSAYDDRVRFRDPITRYDDIDGYLANINLLKVIFRPDFYLHDAKQTGPYEITTRWTMVMKFSLLPWKPELVFTGLSIMGVNPQNLKFCSHVDIWDSIQNNEYFSFEGLVEVFKQLRYYKTPDIETPNYLVLKKTANYEVRRYPQFSVVEAKGEKLTGSSGFNNVTGYIFGKNASSEKIPMTTPVFTQASDDKLSDVSIQIPLPINKDLNSLPAPNTEAVTLRKVEGGIAAVKKFSGRPEEEIVVKKEKELRSQILKDGLKPQQGCMLARYNDPRTKSFVMRNEVLIWLNDFTLE; the protein is encoded by the exons ATGGCCACACGCCTCTCCtcccgcctcctcatcctcccgCCCGCAGCCACCACCACTCCTCTCCGGCCACGGCAGCCGGCCAAAGCACTCGCCGCCTCTTACCGGAGGCGCAGCCCACGCCTCGCCGTCGCGGCACAGGCGGCGCCGAGCGGCGGCGCGGTCGCCCCGCCGGCGGCTGCAGGGGACGCCGGGCTGCCGCCGGCCGAGGCGCAGCGGCTGGTGGAGTTCCTGAAGGCCGACCTGCCGCACCTATTCGACGACGTCGGCATCGACCGCTCCGCCTACGACGACCGCGTCCGCTTCCGCGACCCCATCACCCGCTACGACGACATCGACGGCTACCTCGCCAACATCAACCTCCTCAAGGTCATCTTCCGCCCCGACTTCTACCTGCACGACGCCAAGCAG ACAGGGCCCTATGAGATCACCACGAGGTGGACCATGGTCATGAAGTTTTCTCTACTGCCgtggaagccggagctggtcttcACTGGGCTCTCGATCATGGGTGTCAACCCACAGAACCTCAAGTTCTGTAGCCATGTG GATATATGGGATTCAATACAGAACAACGAATACTTTTCCTTTGAAGGATTGGTGGAAGTTTTCAAGCAG CTGCGATACTACAAGACCCCAGATATAGAAACACCAAATTATCTCGTTCTGAAAAAGACTGCAAATTATGAG GTCAGGAGGTATCCACAGTTTTCAGTAGTCGAAGCAAAAGGAGAAAAACTAACAGGATCATCAGGTTTTAATAATGTTACTGG ATACATATTTGGCAAGAACGCTTCATCTGAAAAGATTCCAATGACTACACCTGTCTTCACTCAGGCATCTGATGACAAACTTTCAGATGTATCCATACAGATACCTCTGCCAATCAACAAAGACTTGAACAG TTTACCAGCTCCAAATACAGAAGCAGTTACCTTGCGAAAGGTTGAAGGCGGCATTGCTGCAGTGAAAAAATTTAGTGGGCGACCAGAAGAGGAAATTGTGGTCAAGAAAGAGAAGGAGCTACGTTCCCAGATACTCAAAGACGGGTTGAAGCCTCAACAAGGCTGTATGCTTGCACGTTATAATGATCCTAGGACAAAGAGCTTTGTGATG AGGAACGAGGTGCTTATATGGTTAAACGACTTTACACTGGAGTAG